In Stigmatopora nigra isolate UIUO_SnigA chromosome 2, RoL_Snig_1.1, whole genome shotgun sequence, a single window of DNA contains:
- the thbd gene encoding thrombomodulin yields the protein MEAGTHHHLKAKASWFWNMKDATVLLVAVLALLVGGLSGTDPYGGDCFGNQCFALFSQSVDFSNAQTHCQERGGALAKVRSSTTDFLIRLVNSGNITGPFWIGLQRFSNCPNQNSSLRGYEWANKDEESDYENWVPTFESSCASPRCVSVSERDRFRWTQERCDARANGFLCEYVFQIGCARLEGQENAVEYKTPFGFDGNSLLRLPTGTIATMSPNGVKYVCSGEQWQGAPWYCEIQNGGCAHECVVDAQHQRSCSCPPGFSINPVNGITCEVEDADNPCARMRCEFACVKRDDDAHSCVCDHGYKLAPDGRSCVDFNDCSDERQCPGENTRCVNTMGGFKCECEVGFQITGGSCVDMDECSSAPCEHECRNTPGSYKCSCYEGYKMDPGDPNKCKLHCGKEECVAQCDPNDRYQCYCPDGYVAEEREDHNVCIDLDECANFFCDRGCINTYGSFICSCPKGFTLTKEVFCVRNEDEDEEGSAEAATSPNTPTEKPREVTPTRRPSGVTKGGLVAIIVSCVFVGLGVGFLCHYLTNHKGEMGGEVTSKGPQGGESHSLHGIGSES from the coding sequence ATGGAGGCAGGGACGCATCATCACTTAAAGGCGAAAGCAAGCTGGTTTTGGAACATGAAGGATGCTACAGTGTTGCTCGTTGCTGTGCTGGCTTTGCTGGTGGGGGGGCTCAGTGGGACAGACCCCTACGGCGGTGACTGCTTTGGGAACCAATGTTTCGCCTTGTTTAGTCAATCCGTTGACTTTTCAAACGCACAGACTCATTGTCAAGAACGAGGTGGGGCTTTAGCGAAAGTGCGCTCGTCAACAACGGATTTCTTGATCCGATTGGTCAATTCGGGGAATATAACGGGTCCATTTTGGATCGGTTTGCAACGTTTTAGCAATTGCCCGAACCAAAACTCATCGCTTAGAGGCTACGAGTGGGCGAATAAAGACGAAGAAAGTGATTATGAGAATTGGGTGCCTACCTTTGAAAGCAGTTGCGCATCTCCACGATGCGTCTCCGTATCCGAGCGGGACCGGTTCAGGTGGACGCAAGAACGCTGCGACGCACGGGCCAACGGCTTCCTGTGCGAGTACGTCTTCCAAATCGGGTGCGCTCGTTTGGAGGGCCAGGAAAACGCTGTAGAGTACAAAACCCCCTTCGGATTCGATGGGAATTCTCTGCTCCGCCTGCCAACAGGAACCATCGCCACTATGAGCCCGAATGGCGTCAAGTACGTCTGCTCCGGTGAACAGTGGCAGGGCGCTCCATGGTACTGCGAGATCCAAAATGGAGGTTGTGCGCACGAATGCGTCGTAGATGCCCAACATCAGCGTTCTTGCTCCTGCCCACCGGGTTTTTCCATCAACCCTGTCAATGGAATCACGTGCGAGGTGGAGGACGCGGATAACCCTTGCGCACGGATGCGATGCGAGTTCGCTTGCGTGAAAAGGGACGACGATGCGCACTCCTGCGTGTGCGACCATGGTTACAAATTAGCCCCCGATGGAAGATCATGCGTGGACTTTAACGACTGTTCGGACGAGCGGCAATGTCCCGGTGAGAATACCCGGTGTGTTAACACAATGGGGGGCTTTAAATGCGAATGTGAGGTTGGATTCCAGATTACGGGGGGCTCGTGCGTGGATATGGATGAATGCTCGTCTGCTCCATGTGAGCATGAGTGCCGTAATACCCCCGGGAGTTACAAATGCTCCTGCTATGAGGGGTATAAAATGGACCCAGGTGACCCTAATAAGTGTAAATTGCACTGTGGGAAGGAGGAATGCGTAGCGCAATGTGATCCAAATGATAGGTACCAATGTTATTGTCCGGATGGGTATGTTGCGGAGGAACGGGAGGACCATAACGTGTGCATCGATTTGGACGAATGCGCCAACTTTTTCTGTGATAGAGGCTGCATAAACACTTATGGGAGCTTTATTTGCTCCTGTCCTAAAGGATTCACTCTCACCAAGGAAGTGTTTTGCGTTAGAAAcgaggatgaagatgaagaggGTTCAGCGGAGGCTGCCACAAGTCCTAACACACCCACAGAAAAGCCACGTGAGGTGACGCCGACGCGTCGACCGTCGGGGGTGACTAAAGGAGGACTGGTGGCTATTATAGTGTCTTGTGTTTTTGTGGGTTTGGGTGTGGGTTTTTTGTGTCATTATCTAACAAACCATAAGGGGGAAATGGGGGGAGAAGTTACATCTAAGGGTCCACAAGGGGGAGAGAGTCATAGTTTACATGGGATTGGGAGTGAATCTTAG
- the LOC144215177 gene encoding thrombomodulin-like, producing MITLLLLIYGLQETVVALRGYCTEIQCYSLFLEAKDFNGAQKRCRDVDGDLILFSDLEVQSHLLTDLSGTFWSGNSGASAPNCNSFSVWQGENVTTQTTPCGDELQGFLCQYKNEDPCRAIPGGARTPVTYTAPMGFEVDPAPGYFPRGTLAVAQMTDAPYPDAKYLCFAQDWLQAPWNCEVMNGGCEQSCNSTSGRCACPRGDHLHANLISCIVDSCGRCAHGCHPSTFTCKCSTGYRLAPDGKNCVDVDECEGGDVCMEQGEECVNTLGHFKCTCKDGFALEEGKCVDVSICLECEHIKCIKSNGVYACACGEGFKVSPRDPTKCEMYCDQQDCLANCIPNPELEAKDMHQCFCPEGYVQDIRNKTAYCTDIDECALLMQCEHNCQNTFGGYMCSCNEGYELFDEYMCVHPDEDHRSPMEPMVVAPRPVDVPCYVKVGSVLGIIVFLLLCFVLFYMLTRNLANRCDSFELVSLKGCSRDMEILYLHQHRDTQASSYFITNN from the coding sequence ATGATCACCCTCCTTCTCCTCATTTATGGACTGCAGGAAACGGTAGTCGCTCTGCGAGGATATTGCACCGAAATCCAGTGTTACTCGCTTTTTCTGGAGGCAAAAGACTTCAATGGAGCGCAAAAGAGATGCCGAGATGTCGATGGGGACTTGATATTGTTCTCCGACCTGGAGGTCCAAAGCCATTTACTCACTGACTTAAGCGGCACTTTTTGGTCCGGAAATTCCGGAGCGAGCGCTCCAAATTGCAATTCGTTTTCCGTGTGGCAGGGTGAAAACGTCACCACCCAAACGACCCCATGCGGTGACGAACTCCAGGGCTTTTTATGCCAGTACAAAAATGAGGATCCTTGTCGGGCAATTCCCGGTGGAGCGCGCACCCCAGTGACATACACGGCCCCTATGGGCTTCGAGGTGGACCCTGCGCCGGGTTACTTCCCCCGTGGGACCCTAGCAGTCGCGCAGATGACAGACGCCCCTTACCCGGACGCCAAGTATTTATGTTTCGCACAAGACTGGCTGCAAGCCCCTTGGAACTGCGAGGTGATGAACGGGGGTTGCGAGCAAAGTTGCAACTCCACGTCAGGCAGGTGCGCGTGCCCGCGGGGGGACCATCTCCACGCCAATCTCATCAGCTGCATCGTTGACTCATGTGGTCGTTGCGCTCATGGGTGTCACCCCTCCACGTTTACGTGCAAGTGCAGCACCGGGTACCGACTGGCTCCGGATGGGAAGAACTGCGTGGATGTGGACGAATGCGAAGGGGGGGATGTTTGCATGGAGCAAGGCGAGGAGTGTGTGAATACCTTGGGTCATTTCAAGTGCACCTGTAAAGATGGCTTCGCTTTGGAGGAAGGCAAGTGTGTGGATGTGAGCATCTGTTTGGAATGCGAGCATATAAAGTGCATCAAATCCAATGGGGTGTATGCATGTGCGTGCGGTGAGGGGTTTAAAGTATCCCCACGAGACCCTACTAAGTGTGAGATGTACTGCGATCAGCAGGACTGTCTGGCTAACTGTATCCCAAATCCTGAGCTGGAGGCGAAAGACATGCATCAGTGTTTCTGTCCTGAAGGCTACGTCCAAGACATTCGTAACAAGACCGCCTATTGCACTGACATTGATGAGTGTGCTCTACTGATGCAATGTGAGCACAATTGTCAGAATACATTTGGGGGTTATATGTGTTCCTGCAATGAGGGATACGAGCTGTTTGACGAGTACATGTGCGTACATCCAGACGAAGACCATAGGAGCCCGATGGAACCCATGGTGGTCGCACCACGGCCGGTCGATGTGCCGTGTTATGTAAAAGTGGGAAGCGTACTTGGAATTATTGTGTTCCTGTTGCTTTGCTTTGTGTTGTTCTACATGCTAACCAGGAATTTGGCCAACCGATGTGACAGTTTTGAACTCGTGTCCTTGAAGGGATGTTCCAGGGATATGGAAATTTTGTACCTGCATCAGCACAGAGACACGCAAGCTTCCTCTTATTTCATCACAAACAATTGA